The following proteins are co-located in the Candida dubliniensis CD36 chromosome 3, complete sequence genome:
- a CDS encoding RNA polymerase II mediator complex subunit, putative (Similar to S. cerevisiae MED6;~In S. cerevisiae: subunit of the RNA polymerase II mediator complex; associates with core polymerase subunits to form the RNA polymerase II holoenzyme; essential for transcriptional regulation), translating into MESLDEIQWKSPEFIQERGLNTNNVLEYFSLSPFYDRTSNNQVLMMQFQYQQIQIPLGVSFHQYFQSRLSEMTGIEFVIAYTKEPDFWIIRKQKRQDPQNTLTLQDYYIIGANVYQAPRIYDVLSSRLLASVLSIKNSTDLLNDMTSYHISDGGHSYINSIHGSASKPPHSSAASKPPSTSAGTNTVTPITLTTPSGATVASTVSNGISTSTEISSGAFDALLNDVVMSDDQLYIDEIPLHGEGSTLEWLGLKGNRDAGMSL; encoded by the coding sequence ATGGAATCATTAGACGAAATACAATGGAAGTCTCCTGAGTTTATACAAGAGAGAGGACtcaatactaataatgTCTTGGAGTACTTCTCTTTATCGCCATTCTACGACCGCACATCGAACAACCAAGTGTTGATGATGCAATTTCAGTATCAGCAGATACAGATACCGCTTGGTGTTTCGTTCCACCAATACTTTCAGTCGCGGTTGAGTGAGATGACTGGGATAGAGTTTGTTATTGCGTATACCAAAGAGCCTGATTTTTGGATTATCAGAAAACAGAAACGACAGGACCCCCAGAACACTTTGACGCTACAAGATTACTACATAATAGGGGCAAATGTTTACCAGGCACCACGGATCTACGACGTTTTGTCGTCAAGACTCCTTGCCAGTGTTTTGTCGATAAAGAACTCGACAGACCTACTAAATGACATGACAAGCTATCATATCTCAGATGGGGGCCATTCCTATATCAACTCCATACACGGCAGTGCCTCAAAACCGCCCCACTCATCGGCTGCGTCGAAGCCTCCGTCAACCAGTGCTGGAACAAATACAGTTACCCCGATTACTTTGACAACACCGCTGGGTGCCACTGTTGCAAGCACGGTGTCTAATGGCATTTCAACGAGCACAGAGATTTCCAGCGGAGCGTTTGATGCGTTGTTGAATGATGTGGTGATGAGTGACGATCAATTGTACATCGATGAGATTCCCTTGCATGGTGAGGGAAGCACACTTGAGTGGCTTGGGTTAAAGGGAAATAGAGATGCGGGTATGAGTCTATGA
- a CDS encoding dinucleoside triphosphate hydrolase, putative (Similar to S. cerevisiae HNT2) gives MTSQEIYFHRFLVSKQVFYKSRYTYALVNLKPLVPGHVLVVPLRTSVLRLGDLSPEESVDYMNTLQLVHKFIQKVYKADSLNLAIQDGPESGQSVPHLHTHIIPRYKGDGYGDSIHSMLENKDLDREYQDFFQRKSHYEIEQMTKKNELSKSDDERVARSEAVMSEEAAWLARELEKYTV, from the coding sequence ATGACTTCTCAAGAGATTTACTTTCACCGGTTCCTAGTGAGCAAACAGGTATTCTACAAGTCTAGGTATACATATGCGCTAGTGAACCTCAAGCCGTTGGTGCCGGGACATGTTTTGGTAGTTCCTTTGCGTACCAGTGTGTTACGACTTGGCGACTTGTCCCCAGAGGAATCTGTCGATTACATGAACACCTTGCAGTTGGTCCACAAGTTTATACAAAAGGTTTACAAGGCCGACTCCTTGAACCTAGCAATACAAGACGGCCCTGAGTCTGGGCAATCGGTGCCTCATTTGCATACTCACATCATCCCCAGATACAAAGGTGATGGCTACGGTGATCTGATTCACAGCATGTTGGAGAACAAGGATCTTGACCGCGAGTACCAAGATTTCTTCCAGAGAAAGTCACACTACGAGATTGAGCAGATGaccaaaaaaaacgaaCTATCCAAAAGCGACGATGAAAGAGTAGCAAGAAGCGAGGCAGTTATGAGTGAGGAAGCCGCGTGGTTGGCCCGTGAGTTGGAAAAGTATACAGtgtaa
- a CDS encoding cyclophilin, putative (Similar to S. cerevisiae CPR5;~In S. cerevisiae: catalyzes the cis-trans isomerization of peptide bonds N-terminal to proline residues) — protein sequence MKSLTSIALIASVIVAFYTQLVLGSSSKLPENPPITNKVYFDVEEDGKSIGRITIGLFGTVVPKTVENFRVLCTGELGPSYENTVFHRVIKDFMIQSGDFEYGQGYGGYSPTHNNGKFDDENFELKHDRKYRLSMANAGKNTNGSQFFITTALTKWLDGAHVVFGEVLDGKDVVDYIENAKTGRGDRPVKEIKIVASGELKDGGTNPSKDEL from the coding sequence ATGAAGTCGTTGACATCAATTGCATTAATTGCTTCAGTCATAGTAGCATTCTATACTCAGCTTGTTTTGGGTAGCTCCTCAAAATTACCGGAGAACCCACCCATCACAAACAAGGTATATTTCGACGTCGAGGAGGATGGCAAATCGATTGGCCGTATCACCATTGGTCTCTTTGGCACAGTTGTCCCCAAAACTGTTGAGAACTTCAGAGTCTTGTGTACTGGTGAGCTTGGGCCTAGCTATGAAAACACAGTTTTCCACAGAGTGATCAAGGATTTCATGATCCAATCTGGAGACTTTGAATATGGCCAAGGGTATGGCGGTTATTCCCCAACCCACAACAACGGGAAGTTCGATGAcgaaaattttgaattgaaacatGACAGAAAGTATCGTTTGAGCATGGCCAATGCTGGAAAGAACACCAACGGGAGCCAGTTTTTCATCACCACCGCCTTAACAAAGTGGTTGGACGGGGCACATGTTGTGTTTGGCGAGGTTTTAGATGGCAAggatgttgttgattacATTGAAAATGCCAAAACTGGCAGAGGTGACCGTCCGGtcaaagaaatcaaaatagtCGCTTCTGGGGAGTTGAAGGATGGTGGAACCAATCCATCTAAAGATGAACTTTAA
- a CDS encoding U3 small nucleolar ribonucleoprotein protein, putative (Similar to S. cerevisiae LCP5;~In S. cerevisiae: essential protein involved in maturation of 18S rRNA), which translates to MSLKRKKKKKEALLPLQPVVPTISTMSKVDTLLKEIISSTKSAEDSVKGLIAFVKGSSSQHPELVRNLLAKSNLPLEGVSLLGLKNESLASYINNIVLVVLAHLERLENDSDTGSSAVERSIVQRVTLEKGVKPLEKKLSYQLDKMIRAYGRMEQDEMKAEQKLSDKGSEEAVESDSEDDSEDDELAYRPDASSLAKLTSSKTKSKPSSAAVSPSNEKYRPPKISAMAPPTAAKSHDIDAHMTSSKNRKLQSMEEYLQEQSDVPMMEASVGSTIVEHGRGGVKTQHDRKKEQEIQTYEEDNFVRLPTNQTKKSFKEKQRDIRNQFAGEDWSMFNNNKDVTRQGTSRKRKATTVWDRVKKKKSA; encoded by the coding sequence ATGAgtttgaaaagaaagaaaaaaaaaaaagaagccTTGCTTCCACTACAACCTGTAGTTCCTACAATATCGACCATGTCAAAGGTGGACACTCTATTAAAGGAAATCATATCGTCTACTAAATCAGCTGAGGATTCAGTAAAAGGCTTGATAGCGTTTGTCAAGGGCTCATCTTCTCAGCATCCAGAGTTAGTGCGGAACTTATTAGCAAAATCAAACTTGCCGTTGGAAGGGGTGTCTTTATTGGGgttgaaaaatgaatcatTGGCTTCctatatcaacaatatagTGCTTGTTGTTTTGGCACATCTTGAGCGTCTAGAAAATGATCTGGACACGGGATCTAGCGCTGTTGAGCGATCGATAGTCCAGCGAGTGACGTTGGAAAAAGGCGTTAAACCACTTGAAAAGAAACTTAGTTATCAATTGGACAAAATGATCAGGGCATATGGGCGAATGGAACAAGATGAAATGAAAGCCGAACAAAAATTAAGTGACAAGGGAAGTGAAGAGGCTGTCGAGAGCGATTCAGAAGATGACTCAGAAGATGACGAATTGGCTTATAGACCAGATGCATCATCGTTGGCCAAATTGACGTCATCGAAAACCAAACTGAAACCATCATCAGCAGCAGTATCTCCATCGAATGAAAAGTATAGACCACCAAAGATATCGGCAATGGCGCCTCCGACTGCAGCAAAGAGCCACGACATTGATGCGCACATGACCTCGTCAAAGAATCGTAAGTTACAGAGTATGGAAGAATACTTGCAAGAGCAAAGTGATGTGCCAATGATGGAGGCGTCGGTGGGGTCCACAATTGTTGAGCATGGAAGAGGTGGTGTCAAAACACAGCACGATCGTAAGAAAGAACAAGAGATACAAACGTATGAAGAGGATAACTTTGTCAGACTACCAACcaatcaaacaaagaaaagtttCAAGGAAAAACAACGTGATATTCGCAATCAATTTGCTGGTGAAGACTGGTCGATGtttaataacaacaaagatGTGACTCGCCAAGGTACATCACGAAAGAGAAAGGCAACCACTGTTTGGGATAGagtgaagaaaaagaagagtGCATAG